The DNA segment AGAGGCTTATATGATAGGCTAAGAAGTTCTTCATATTGTTGTTCACTCAGCTCACGCTTCAAGAGAATGTAACGATTATTGGGGTTAATACGCGCAGATAAATCTACAGAAGTTTGCCGAAGTATCTTAGCCACTTTTGTTAGAGGCTCTGGATCTTCTAAGACAAGCTTCCCATCAATCCGTAAATCATAAACCTCTATGGTTTGCGCTAAAGCCTGACCATTTCGATCTAAAATGTTACCACGTTTAGCCGGAATAGTCTCCACACCATAATGCATTTTAATGGCTAGATCCTTGTATTTATGATGCTGAACCAGTTGTAGATAGATCAAACGGCACGAAATAACTGTGAAGCCAAGAGAAAAGGCCATGGCTACCAGTAATGTCCGACCTTTGAGCTGATTCATCATCTCGCATCACCTCTTGCGTAAATATCTCTGCCACGAAAGTAGTTTCTGCGACGCAGTTTTTGTGAGCCTAGTAGATTGACTTTGTAAACCTCTAACCTATCTGTACTGACCATTTTGAGACCAAAGTACTCTACCTTGTCTTCAAGTGCTTGAGGGCTTTTACAATTTTGGATTTGCACAGCCAATGAATCATTTCTTTTTTCAATAGTAGCGAGCTCAGCTTCTAGTTCTTTTACATCATTGGCTAGCTTCACAATTCTGTTTTGTGACAAGACCAAAACAAAACCGAACAACGTCAAAATCAGACAAACTGCAAAATAGCGTCCTAATTTTTTCGTATGAATCTGATTCGTCTTTCTTAACTTATTTTTAGACCTCATATAATTTTTTCAACTACTCTCAAACGTGCACTTCGAGCACGTGGATTACTCTCTATCTCTTTTTGATTTGGCAACCAACGGCCAACTTTTTTCATGCAAAATTCAGGATTTGGCTTACCAAATGCTACCCTCTCACCTCTAATTTCCTCCTCTGACCAAAGCGCCATTTTCCTCTTTACCATTCTATCTTCTAAAGCATGAAAACTGATAACGCCTAGTCGCCCACCCGTTTTTAGAGCATTCGGCACGGAATCTAAAAATTCTCCTAGCGCATCTAACTCTTCATTTACTGCAATCCGTAGACCTTGAAACACCTTGGTAGCAGGATGAATCTTCTGTCCCTTTCTTCGCTTAATCACTGATTCAACACAACGAGCCAAATCTTTTGTTGTCTCTAATTGGTTCTTCTCTCTTGCTGAAACAATTGCTTTTGCTACCTGCTTTGCTCTGCGCTCCTCTCCATATTTTAAAATAATCTCACTGAGATCAGATTCATCCGCTCGTAGCACGAGATCTTTGGCAGTTAGCGGTAATGACCTATCCATCCTCATATCTAGAGGCCCCTCATTCATAAAACTAAAACCCCTATCGGCGTGATCTAATTGAGGCGATGAGACTCCCAAGTCGGCAAAGACCGCATCAAAAGGTCCATCACTTTTACTGATCTTTTCCAACTCTCTAAAATTCATTTTTCGCACCTTCAGTTTGTCTTCTCCCCAAGCCTTTTGTTTTTCTTCCGCTAACCCAATCGCTATAGCATCTTGGTCGCACCCCAGTACTTTAGCCCCTGCCTTTAAGAAAGCTTCCGTATGACCTCCGCAACCAAATGTTCCATCTAAAAATACTTTTCCCGCGCTGGGTTGAAGGACCTCAATTACCTCTTTGAGTAAGACAGGAATATGCATTAGCTCCAAACCCTACTTACAACCACACTGCTTATTCTCGCTTACCTTTTTGTGAAACTCGTCCTCCTGTAATAAATCCCAAAACATATTCACTCTTCCACGCAAGCGTCGCTGATGAATCTTTTCTCGACTACTCACTCGCACTGATCCACAGCGCAACCGCAACTCAGAGATTTTATCTACTTTGATAAGCGTCATAATCCAACCTCCCGAGCTACTTGTTCCCAAGTGAGCTGTTGATTTTCGATTTCCTTCGCCCGACCCGGATCCCAGATCTGAAAATGATCAAAAGCTCCCTTGAACAGAGCAATTTTTGTTAAGCTAGCCATTTCCCGCAGTTTGTCTTTTACCATGACCCGCCCCTGAGCATCAATGGACACAGACTGCGTAATCGAAGCCAGTCGCTCCAACATCTTACGACGCGGATCGTTTACTGGAGCTTGTTGTAACAACAACATTTTTTCAGCCATAACTTCCGCGGAATAGACTTTTAGACACTTCTCCTCAGAAGGCACAATACATAACCGTAGGGCAAACTTTTCACCTCGCCACTCTGCGGGCACAGTCACTCGCCCTTTGGCATCAATTGAGTGCTCAAAGGTATCCGTATATGCCTCCCTAACTCTAGAGGACATCGAAGATAGTACTTTGCCTTCCATGAAATGGTATATCGACCCACTTTTAAACATTTTTACCCAAAATACCCCACTTTAGTCAATTCTTTTATATCCAATGACTTACAAATATTTCAATCATCCCTTTCTAGACTAATTACGCTATTAATTTCCCAAAATGAAGCAAAGCAAGGTTCTAATTTTTATAAGCATAGAATTAAAGTGTCGTTCAAATATTGACTAATTCTCTGCAGGCAATTACGTAAATACATCGATGTGTTATTTTCTGGTAGTTATTCTACTAGCTCTATCAAAAGGTCACCCACTAGAAGTTCATGCATCTGTAAGAGGGCCCCGCCTATTTCTGTAACACTTGTAAGAGACTTTAGCATTTCACTATCCGAAAACCAAAATCTAGCTTTAAAAAAGGGGCTCCAGTTATGAGTTCTTTCCATAAGTGGTGATATGCTTGTTTTCAAAATTGGCGAGAAAACATACAGCGTTCCCAAAGTAATGAGCAAGGTAGTTTTTCCGTTAGGCAAAGGCTATCACTATCCCAAGAACTTCCCACGTATTGCTCCTCATGTAACAAATACCTTTGAACTTAAGAATATTTTAATCAGACAGTATTCATTTGCTCTGGTAGACCAAGATTTAGGGCTAAGCTCCACTAGTAAAGCAACTTGCAAAGTGCCAGAGTCCTATTGGGGAAGTGGAGAGATCCAAAAGAAAACCAAGGATAGTCGATAGTATTCTTACAGAGTTCAAACAAAGAGACATAGCTCTGCTGCTTTGGCTTATCGATATCAAGAAAATATGCAGTATACCCTACTATGTAATAGTCAAGCTAAAGGCGGCTATGATGCTCTAAAAGGATGATAAGTGACTTCTACTAAGAAATGAACGATGTCTTAAAACATTTACCATAGCTTCTATTTGGTATGAATAGACACAACTTCTTGAAAACTAGCACTTGGATCTATTGCCTTCATTCAATGACGGCTTGCATGAATTCCTCAGACCTGTCATCAAAAAGTTGATTCCTAATTAACTAATAAACTTGTACGCAAGTCTTTTTACATCATAATACGTGAAAATATGCGCCTCATGGCTAAGCTTCTGACAATTTACATACCCATTGCACTGCTACCTGCGCTATCCTTAGCAGAGTCTGAGTTAGCTCCTTTACCTCCAGAACCCAGACCATTGAAGGTCCCAGCAATTGAAAACAATAAACTTGTAGAACCCGTTCAGGATACAGGACGTGTCCAACCATCCCAATCTCTCATAGAAAAACAACGCGATCCTTACTACTTGTTATCACCAAAACTGCGATCTGATCAAAATCAGGGATTCTATGTGGGCGTTCTAGGCGGCTTTAATTTTTACCAGGATGTTTCTGAGCCTTACAATTCAGGCGAAGCAGCTGATCAGAATACCGGACTTCCCGCAGGCACATTTATTGAGGCGGAGCTTGAAAATCAAGAAATAGGAGATGCATTAGCTGGCCTAAAAATTGGCTACTCATGGAGATTCACGTCTACTGGAATTGAAATCTTAGATAGAAACAATTGGCGAGCAGGTATGGCATTAGAATTCGAGTTTTTATACTCAGATCAAACCCTAGATGGTAGAAACATTGCTAACACTAATGAAGACACCACTATTGTACTAGAGAATTTTCACTTCATGACTAACGCCCTTTTCTTATTACAAAATAATTCTTGGCGTCCTTACGTCGGAGTTGGAGTCGGGGCTGTCTATGTAAATGGAACTGATTATCAATACGTATCCGGATTTGGGGCCGAGACAGCACCTAACGATTCAATAGTAACAATTAGTGGGCAAGCAATAGCAGGTCTAGAATATTTTGTTAGCAATGATTGGTCGGTATTCAGCGAGTATAAATTATTAACAATGTTTGACTTAAACATCTTTGAAAGCGAATTAACTAGTTTTGGTTTTGAGGCAGACATGCTCATTGATTCCTTTATGAATCATTACCTCACTTTGGGTATCAAGCGCCACTTTTAAAAACAGATGAATATATGTTAAGCTATCTAAAGATAAAGATGTCCTTAGACTCTCTATAATGCTGCAGTCAGTTTACAGATCCAGAAAGCACGTGCATCCTAAATTCTCCCATTTGCTTTTGTGCCGCACTTGCCTTAGTACTCGTAGGCTGCATGAATTCCTCTAAACCCCCATCAAATAAAATGCATTCCAAGGACATTGGTCCAAACCCTAATCGACTTATCGATGAAAAGTCCCCTTATTTATTGCAGCATGCCTATAATCCTGTGGATTGGCATCCATGGGGAAATCAAGCTTTTGCAAAAGCCAAAGAGCTGAACAAGCCAATCTTTCTATCTATTGGCTACTCTACTTGTCATTGGTGTCACGTCATGGAGCATGAGTCCTTTGAGAGTCCAGAGGTTGCTAAGGTTCTCAATGAGCACTTTATCTCAATCAAAGTAGACCGTGAAGTGCGCCCAGATGTAGATCAAGTCTACATGACATTTGTTCAGGCAACGACCGGCTCTGGTGGATGGCCCATGAGTGTTTGGCTGACCCCAGATTTAAAGCCATTCTTTGGTGGCACTTATTTCCCACCAGATGACCGCTATGGTAGGCCAGGCTTCAAATCTCTCCTTTTAAAAATTCATGATCTCTGGCAACAAGATCAAAACAAGATACTAGCCCAGTCTGAGCAAATCATCCAGAGACTCACCGAATCCGCCGACCTACTAGAGCAAGGAAAATTAAACTCCGAGATATTTAATCAAGCATTCAAGACTTATGCATCAAGCTTTGATGCTGAGGAAGGAGGTTTTGGACATGCCCCCAAATTTCCTAGACCATCCTCTCTCTCTTTTCTAATGAGGTTTGCCTATTTTAAAGGCTTTGAAGACAAACAGGGAAAGGAAGCTTTGCAAATCTCACTTAAGACATTAGATAAAATGGCTGATGGAGGCATGTATGATCACATAGGTGGAGGATTTCATCGCTACTCAGTAGACCAGTTCTGGCATGTGCCTCATTATGAAAAGATGCTTTATGATCAGGCACAACTAGTCCTTGCTTATCTTGAGGCTTATCAAATAACTCAAGAACGAAAGTATGTTGAGGTTGTCCAGAATATTTTAAAGTATGTCACAAGGGACATGACTCATGAGAGCGGAGGCTTTTATTCTGCTGAAGACGCCGACAGCCTCCCTAATCATGACGCTGATTACAAAACTGAGGGAGCTTTTTACGTATGGGAGCAAAGTGAATTAGAGCAGTTACTACACCCACAAGCTACTAAGCTATTTTTTGAGCATTTTGGAATCGCAAGAAATGGGAATTCTCCTTCGGGCAGTGATCCTCATGGTGAGCTTGTCGGCAAAAATACCCTCATACGCAAAACTAAACTCAAAGACTCAAAGGAAATAAGGCAGATCAACAAAGCAATAGAGATACTCTTTAATCATAGGGAGAGTCGTCCACATCCTCACCTAGATGACAAAATCATCACGGCATGGAATGGTCTCATGATTTCAGCATATGCCCAAGCATCTCAGATCTTAAAAAATATCAACTACCTAGAAGTAGCTAAAAACGCTGCTCAATTTATAAAATCAAACCTCTATGACAATGAGTCACACAACCTATTTAGAAGCTATCGTCAAGGACCTAGTAAAGCTATGGGCTTTACTGCTGACTATGCATTCCTCATACAAGGATTATTAGATCTCTATTCGGCCAGCACGGATGAGTCTTACCTAAAA comes from the Verrucomicrobiota bacterium genome and includes:
- the rsmH gene encoding 16S rRNA (cytosine(1402)-N(4))-methyltransferase RsmH, whose protein sequence is MHIPVLLKEVIEVLQPSAGKVFLDGTFGCGGHTEAFLKAGAKVLGCDQDAIAIGLAEEKQKAWGEDKLKVRKMNFRELEKISKSDGPFDAVFADLGVSSPQLDHADRGFSFMNEGPLDMRMDRSLPLTAKDLVLRADESDLSEIILKYGEERRAKQVAKAIVSAREKNQLETTKDLARCVESVIKRRKGQKIHPATKVFQGLRIAVNEELDALGEFLDSVPNALKTGGRLGVISFHALEDRMVKRKMALWSEEEIRGERVAFGKPNPEFCMKKVGRWLPNQKEIESNPRARSARLRVVEKII
- a CDS encoding division/cell wall cluster transcriptional repressor MraZ, translated to MEGKVLSSMSSRVREAYTDTFEHSIDAKGRVTVPAEWRGEKFALRLCIVPSEEKCLKVYSAEVMAEKMLLLQQAPVNDPRRKMLERLASITQSVSIDAQGRVMVKDKLREMASLTKIALFKGAFDHFQIWDPGRAKEIENQQLTWEQVAREVGL
- a CDS encoding thioredoxin domain-containing protein — translated: MNSSKPPSNKMHSKDIGPNPNRLIDEKSPYLLQHAYNPVDWHPWGNQAFAKAKELNKPIFLSIGYSTCHWCHVMEHESFESPEVAKVLNEHFISIKVDREVRPDVDQVYMTFVQATTGSGGWPMSVWLTPDLKPFFGGTYFPPDDRYGRPGFKSLLLKIHDLWQQDQNKILAQSEQIIQRLTESADLLEQGKLNSEIFNQAFKTYASSFDAEEGGFGHAPKFPRPSSLSFLMRFAYFKGFEDKQGKEALQISLKTLDKMADGGMYDHIGGGFHRYSVDQFWHVPHYEKMLYDQAQLVLAYLEAYQITQERKYVEVVQNILKYVTRDMTHESGGFYSAEDADSLPNHDADYKTEGAFYVWEQSELEQLLHPQATKLFFEHFGIARNGNSPSGSDPHGELVGKNTLIRKTKLKDSKEIRQINKAIEILFNHRESRPHPHLDDKIITAWNGLMISAYAQASQILKNINYLEVAKNAAQFIKSNLYDNESHNLFRSYRQGPSKAMGFTADYAFLIQGLLDLYSASTDESYLKWAITLQETQDTLFWDSKDLGYFSCSDRDNSILIRMKDDYDGAEPSPSSVSVSNLMRLYEITGDLNFQTKAEQTAQTFIPAIQQAPTGAPQMLASIYRLLEPTTQVFLSRGADQGHATQLQQTIFNSYSPNLTLLHSTTDKHTIAKSYQALMTSCSTEEPKAYVCRNFTCNLPTSDASTLKSYLQKNTK